The following proteins are encoded in a genomic region of Mustela erminea isolate mMusErm1 chromosome 3, mMusErm1.Pri, whole genome shotgun sequence:
- the LOC116585773 gene encoding olfactory receptor 6F1: MSSMGPDNATLRQDFLLLGFPGSQVLQLSLFMLFLVMYILTVSGNMTILMLVTTSHQLHTPMYFFLSNLSFLEIWYTTAAVPKALAILLGRSQTISFTGCLLQMYLVFSLGCTEYFLLAAMAYDRYLAICYPLHYGAIMSSLLSAQLALASWLCGFMAIAVPTALINTLSFCGPRTINHFFCDIAPWITLACTSTQAVEIVAFVIASVVILSSCLITLVSYIFIISTILRIPSASGRSKAFSTCSSHLTVVLIWYGSTIFLHVRLSIKEALDLTKAVHVLNTVVTPVLNPFIYTLRNKEVRETLLKKWKGK, translated from the coding sequence ATGTCTTCAATGGGCCCAGACAATGCAACTCTCCGCCAGGATTTTCTCCTCCTTGGATTTCCAGGGTCCCAGGTCCTTCAGCTCTctctttttatgctttttctgGTGATGTACATCCTCACAGTGAGTGGTAACATGACTATTTTGATGTTGGTTACTACCTCCCACCAGCTACATACCCCTATGTACTTCTTTTTGAGCAATCTTTCTTTCTTGGAAATTTGGTATACCACAGCTGCTGTCCCCAAAGCCCTGGCCATCCTTCTGGGGAGAAGTCAAACCATATCATTTACTGGCTGCCTTTTGCAGATGTACCTTGTTTTCTCACTGGGCTGCACAGAGTATTTCCTACTAGCAGCCATGGCTTATGACCGCTATCTGGCCATCTGCTATCCTCTACACTATGGGGCCATCATGAGCAGCCTGCTCTCAGCACAGCTAGCCCTAGCATCCTGGCTGTGTGGTTTTATGGCTATTGCAGTGCCCACAGCCCTCATAAACACCCTGTCCTTCTGTGGCCCTCGCACAATCAACCACTTCTTCTGTGACATTGCACCCTGGATCACCCTAGCTTGCACCAGCACACAGGCAGTGGAAATCGTGGCCTTTGTGATTGCTTCAGTGGTCATACTGAGTTCATGCCTCATCACCCTGGTTTCCTACATCTTCATCATCAGCACCATTCTCAGGATCCCTTCAGCCAGTGGCAGGAGCAAAGCCTTTTCCACATGCTCCTCACATCTCACTGTGGTGCTCATCTGGTATGGGTCTACGATCTTTCTTCATGTCCGCCTCTCAATCAAAGAGGCCTTGGATCTGACCAAAGCCGTGCATGTGCTGAACACCGTGGTGACTCCTGTTCTAAACCCCTTCATCTACACTCTCCGTAACAAAGAAGTAAGAGAAACTTTGCTGAAGAAGTGGAAGGGAAAATGA